In the genome of Bradyrhizobium ottawaense, the window GAGACCAAGGCCGACCGTTATTGCAAGAAGCGCCAGGATGCTGGGTTGAATTTCAGTCATTAAGCGCCAACCTGCCGCGTAACCTGACGGCGAGCTCCTCGCCGATCCGCACGATGTCGCCTCGGCCGATACGTTGGCCGTTCGCAACGATATCGACCGGCCCGTCAAGATGCCGGCCAAGTTCGAACACGTGGCCTTCGTTGATGGTTCGCAAGGTTCCCAACGGCATCGGCCAGCGGCCACATTCGAATACGAGTGTGATCTCGATGCTGTCGATATCCGCCTCTGACGGGGGCTGCTGTTGCATCTGGTTTTGGGGCATCACATCTTCACTTTTTAGAGGGTGGGATCGCAAGCGGAATGGTCCTCGCAGCACCAGCCTGTCGCCGCCAATCTCTGCAGGGGCCCACAATCGGTCTGCAACGAGAACAATTTGGCCTCGCGCGAGTGGAATTGTGTCCGGGAGCAGCGCATCGCCTTGCTCTGCTTGGCGAAGAACGCCGATCGCGACGCGGAGCGAGCCGATATGGCCTGCAACGATGACCGGGAGTTCGGAAAGCAGCCTGGCCGCCTGTCGCGGTAATCGGCCGAGCAGCTCGCCGAGGACGGTGAAAGCCGGAGGCACCGGACCGTCGAACGGAGAGAATAGAAGCAGCCGAGCCTTGCTGGCGAGCTCACCATAGGCGACGTCAAATTCAAGATAAGGCTGCGTACTCCGCGCTTCCTCGGTGCGAACAAGCTGCAGATTCCGCTGCGTCATTCTTTCCAGCGCAGCAAGCAAGGGTTCAAGCGCAAGTTCCAGGACCAGCGAACGCGCCGGCTCAGAAGGTAAGGTAAGCCCATTCTGCACGGTCCGAACCAGCGCTTCCGCAAGCTTACCCGGCAAGGACAGGATCAAGGTTTCACCTTCTACTTCGAAGACGCAGTCGAGCATCGGTGCCGCAGCCGGCTCCGCCTGCCAGACGGTCCGGCTCACGCGCACAGATAGCGGCTTCTCGCCGAGGAGGCCTTGTAGAGGCGCACGCAACGCTGTGATCTCGTTAAGCCACGAGGCCACTGCGTGCGACAGGATCAGCGACGGCATGAAGGCTGCGCGCTCAGCCGGCCGGTCCGAGGCCGGTGCGGCTTCCGCGCCGCAGGCCCCGAGCTCGCGCGTGAGAGGATCTGCAATCATGCTGGCTCACCTCCCGTCTGCCCTGACGGGCCGCGCCGGTAGCGGAGCAAGACTTCATCATCAGCTTCGATTTCGGCGGCGGCTTCGAAATGAGCACTCGTGGTGCGCCGAACGTCTTGATCAATCTCACGCCATTTCTGGCTCGCCGCTGAACGCCTGGCCCAAACGGCCCTCGCCTCAAGAACCGCAGTCTCAGCTTGCGTCTGAGCAGCACGGGCATTTTCAAGAACCTGCTGCGCCGCTGCAATCTCGTCTGTGAGCCGGCCGATGATGAGATGATAGCGCCGCTGCAGCTCGCAAACAGACATCGCATCGGCTGCTAGCATCTCCCGATAGAGCTCTGCCTCGAGCTTTGCCCGGCGCTCTTCGGCATGTGTAAGATGCTCGAAAGCTCGTTGGACAGCTTGGATCGCAAGGTGGCGCTTGGCTTCCATGTTAGACAATTCACGAATGGCGCTTCGCTCCCGCATGTCCTTTACGAGCCGCAGCTTCGAGGCGTGAACGGGACTTAGGCGGTCAGACGCGATATCCATGCGATCGTCTCCTCAAAGCTGCACGCCTCACCCTGCCCCTGGCGCAGAAAGGCCCGCAGTTGCTCGATCGAGGCGATCGCCCGATCGGTCAGCGGATCAGAGCCTTGTTTGTATTCACCGACCTTGATCAGGAACTCGGCCTCAGCGTACCGTGACAGCAGATCACGGAAAAAGGATGCCGCCTTGCGATGCGGCACGGACACGATCGCATCCATGACGCGGCTGCGGCTCGACAACACGTCGATCGCCGGAAAATGCTCCCGGGAGGCCAACGCGCGGGAGAGAATAATGTGGCCATCGAGGATGCCGCGTGATTCTTCCGCTATCGGATCACCCGTGCCGTCACCTTCGACAAGCACAGTATAGAAGGCCGTAATGGAGCCATGCTCGCCCATGCCGGCGCGCTCCAACAAGCCCGGCAACAGTGCAAAAACGGATGGCGGAAATCCGCGCCGGGTCGGCGGTTCTCCTGCGGCAAGTCCGATTTCACGCATGGCGCGGCTAAAGCGCGTCAAAGAATCCATCATCAGAACGACGCGAAGGCCCTGATCACGAAAATATTCGGCTAGCGCTGTCGCCATGTGGGCGCATTGGGCCCGCTCCATCGCCGAACGGTCGGAAGTCTCCACCACAACGACGGAACGGTGAAGGGCTTCGCCAAGATGACGTTCGATGAATTCACGCACCTCTCGACCGCGCTCGCCGATCAGCGCAACGATAGTGACGTCGGCCGCTGCGCCTCTTACGATTTGCGACATCAGCGTCGACTTGCCGCAACCGGCATCACCATAAATTCCGATCCGCTGACCTTCTCCGCATGTGAGAAGACCATCCAGGACACGGACGCCGAGCGGGAACGGCTGTTCAATCGCGCGCCGTTTCATCGGATTAGGCGCCCTGCCGCGCAGCGGTCTGGCTTCGCCGGCTTTTATAGGGCCCTTGCCGTCGAGCGGCCGGCCAAAACTGTCGATCACGCGGCCGAGCAAATCGGGGCCGGCAGCCACTTCCTGCATTCGCCCGGTCGTCACCACCTCTGCGCGATTGGACAGCCCCACCATGTCCCCGATGGGCGTGAGTAACACCCCATCCGGCAACAGACCGATTACCTCGGCCTCGAGCGACCATCCGCTGCGAGGATCCTGCAATAAGCACAGTTCTCCGACCCTGGCCTCCGGCAAGACGGCGTGCAGCAGCGTGCCCACGGCCCGCGTGATCCGGCCGCGGACAGCGCGTGTATCGATGTGCTTGGCGGAAGATCTTAAGGATGAGAGTGCGGCCTTTACGGTTCCTTCTGCGGCCGCGGCATGATGGGTCGGTCGTTGCACGGTCACGATTCAGCTTCCTCCGTCAAGCCAAAGCCGAGGCGCAGCGCGCGCAGCTGCGCGGCAAGCCCAAGATCGACGTTGCCGAACTCGCTCCATAAAACACATTGGTCCGCGCTCAGCGCCGGATCCGCCTCAATCCTGAGCTTCGGCCGGCCCTCAAGTCCGTCATAATCCTTGAACTCACTGGCTAGCAGGTCGGCTTTCAGTGGGGATACGTGAAGGCAGACCTCCGTGTTTTTATATCTTTGCTCGATGGCATGACGAACGCACTGGACCAGCATCTTGCCCGAATCAAATGCGCCAAGCAGATCGCGAACGATCTCAAAGACCAGTTGCGGCAATTCCCGCTCCAGAACCGCCTTGCGTTGGGCCAGTTCACAAGTCGCCTGCGCAATCAGCCGGGCCATTTCCTCTGCGCCAGCCTTTGCACCCTCGGCGCGGCCCTGCGCACGTTCCCGCTCATAAGCCAGGCGTGCCCACCCTCGAACCCGCTGCAGATGCCGCTCGGCAGCGGCCAGCGCCTGTATGGCATCGTGCCAGATCTCAAGCTGCGCAGCTGGGATCAGCGGTCCAAGAGCCCGAATCTTCGGGGCCGCGGGTGGTGCGAGGGCATCGGCCGTCATGCCCCAGCATCCTCAGTGCGCAAATGAGCCATGACGAGGGAAAGCAGCGGGCCTGCTGCGCTACGGTGCTCGGCAGTTGAGCTCTCGGCGGCCGTCCCAGCGGGCAAGCGTAGAAGCACGCGGATACGAGCAAGCGATGAAGTCTCTTCGAGCCAAGCGCCGAGACAAGCATGCCCGTCATATTCGATCTGTCGGGACAATTGCTCTGGATCGGCGATCGGGGCCGTTGCGACGGCGCAGGATAAATGCCGGACTGCGAAAGCATGCGCCTCGGCACCGATCAACTCCACCAACACAGGCAGATCGTGCCTGGAGAACAGCTTGAGGATGGAGCGTGCATGCCAAATGCCGCCCGCGAGCAGCGCAGCCCGCCGCGGATCATGCCCCAGGAGAGCATCTTCGCTCCAGTCGCCGCAGCTCACCTCCCCCTTGCTGCCCAAAAGCAGTTCGGCGAGCCTTGGCTGTAGCCTGGCACTCTGCTGTAGCCGAGCCAAAGTGGAAGGTGAAAGCAGCGGGTCAAGAAGCCCGGCGAAACGACCGGGATCGGCCGAGGCAGCAAGCTCGCGCAGCCGATCGGCTGCGAGCGTGAACGAGCGATTGGTTTTTGTGGCTGTGGTTGACATTGATGGCGGCATGAGCGTCCAGACTATGACGCATCAGCAATCATCTTGCCCGCCGCTTGGTCAGCAGACAGGCGCGAGCCCCTACCGAACACGCTCAGCTTACGCGATGATTTTCCAAACTGACGCATGCGCGGGCCCAGCAATACGCAAGCGACGATGCCGAATACCGCTCCGGCGCTTCCTACAGCAAGCGCAAGTAACGGCGATGAGCCGGCTCTTGCTGACTGAGCCACAGGGACTCCCGGACCGGCAGACTGCTCGACTGGAGCGCGCTCGACCGGCACGAAGACAACGGCGACCTTGTCATAGGACAGCCCTTCAATGCTGTTTGCGACGAGCATCTTGATCTGCGGCAATAGTGCCGAAAGCCTCGCGCTGGAGCCATGTCGAATGAAGACCGATGCCGAGGATGGGGTCGCACCTTGCCGCAACAAGTCGTTCTTCGGCAGAACGACGTGAACGCGTGCTGAAAGGACGCCATCTATATCGCTGATCGTGCGCGACAATTCTTCGCTTAGAGCATAAACGTATCGTGCCCGCTCCTCGATCGGCGAGGCAACGAGGCCCGATCCCTTGAACACCTCGCCGAGATTCTTGAAGGATTGGCGCGGCAGCCCCTCAACATTGAGCAGGTCAATCGAATAAGCGAGCTGCTTTTCCTCGACCTGGATTGTGCTGGTTCCGTCCTTGGCGACAACACGGACAGCATCAACGCCCTTGCCAAGGAGAAGCGCGAGCATCTCATTAGCCTCGCGCTCCTGAATTTTGGTGTAGAGATCGGTCTTACAGCCGATCAGCGAGAGGAGAAGGGGCATAGCAAGAAACACGCGAAGCCGTCGCCACGATTGACGGCCGCCGGAGCTCCCCCTCTTCATATCGCCAGTCATCAGCTTACTCAGCCGGCCGATAGCAGCTTGTTTAGCGACGAGCTGACGGCGCTGGTGCCCTTGGAGACGAGGGAAACCTGAACAACGTCTTTGTAGACGTCTCGCAGATTCGTCATCATCGATTCGAAATCAGCTCCAACCGGCTTAACAGCCGCATTGGCTCCGGCGTTATCCGCCGGCAAAAGTGGCTGCGCAGCCGGCCCAGGCTGCACCCCATTTACGACAGCCGGCGCAATCGCCGGAGAAACGGCTCGACCCTGGTAGATGCCGGAAAGGGTTTGGAGGATTCGGTCGCCCGGCGGACTTGCCAGCACATTCGTGCGCTGGACCTCCAATATCGGAGGAGTCGCTGCGGGTGGATTCGCGGTCGGGAAAGGCGACCCCTGATTGGGAGCTACTTGCGCCAGGGACTGCTCGAAACGCGCCTGCTCGCCAGCAGCTGCCGGAGAGCAGGCACCGGAAAGACAACCGGCTGAACTGGGAGGGATCGGCGTTGCGCCTAACAACATGGAGTGTGTCATTGTGCTGGTTTGATGACCTAAGCTTTAGCCGATGAACCGATCAAGTTCATAGGCTGCCGAGCTGACGAAAACCTGACGGAGATCAGGTTGACTTGGTCATCTAATGATCACGTTTGGCTTCCAAGCTGCGGCGAAACTCTAACTTCATAATGAGCGGAAGGCGTCAAGGAATGCTCGCGCGGTCCACGGTGGTACATATCTTAAAAAGAATTTTTTGTGCCGGTGTTCTCATCTGTGTCGGAATTTTGCGCACGTCTGCTGCATCCCTTTCGCTGCCGCCCGCCCCTTATAGCTACACCGTTCTCGATCAGGATCTTGCTGCGGCGCTGCAGGAGTTCGGAAACAATCTCAATATCAGGGTCAATGTCAGCGCCGACGTCAGGGGCCGGATTCGTGGACGAATGCCGGACCTGCCGCCACGAGAATTCCTTGACCGTTTGACTGCTTTGTACAATCTCCAGTGGTACTATGACGGACTTGTCCTTTACATCTCCGCCGCCCAAGAGGCGCAAAGCCGGCTCATTGTATTGAACCCAATCAGCTTCGATGCGCTCAAGGCCGCGCTCGACGCGCTCAACATCTCGGATGAGCGCTATATCGTGAAACCTGCCCCGGGAGAGGGCCTCATCCTTGCTTCTGGCCCACCCAGATTTGTTGCGCTGGTGGACCAGACCCTCAAGGGCCTTGTGGCGGAAGCGCAGGCCCGGCGCAGTCCCGCCGCCGAGAGGTCACAACACGAGTCGGTTTTGATGTTGTTTCGCGGCTCCTCGAGCACGGTCTTCCGGGACGGGCGGCCGGAAGCTTCTCCCGAAACGCCGCTTCATGGGGGCGCTGTGCGCGAAGCCGGTCCAGGCCAGAAGTGATGGTCGAAGATGCAAGACCGCTCCGACTGAAGTCGCATCCGATCGTCAGCTTTTCGAAAGCTAAAGCCCCCAGCATGAGCCTGCGAGGTCTTGACGGCTGCCCTGCTTGAGGCAGCCCGATAGATGGATAAGAGACCGGATGCTCGAGGGAAATTGGGTAGCGCTGCCTTCACGCAGTGCGAGGCATTAAAGATCAATGTGGGCCTCCGCACGCGCGCTTCCGAGCTAGCTGAGGCTTCGCATAGCTCAATGCGCGTCATCAGTTGGAAGGAGAAACAGGGTGGATTTCAATGCAGTCGCCCCGGCGAATACGAGCCCGGAGCCCGACACAGCACGGACGGCTACAGATGCAACCGAGTTCGAGCGGCAGCTCAGCGGTTCAGAGGCTCCCGCTTCGGCGCAGGGAGTCGCCCATCCAGTGCTGCAGGGCGAGGCTTATTCACCCTATCTCGACGCGGGCCATCCCTACTCTCCATACTTGGAGACAGGACACCTCTATCCGCCTTACCCAGATTTAGCGCATCCCCTTGGGCCAGACTCGGGTTGGCAGGATAATCTATATGCCGCGCCTGCGGCCGTCGCTGCGCCAGAGCCGGACAACGGCCAGCAGCATCTCTCGCCGCAGGCCATAGCTCAGGCGATCGAGGAACATCCCGGCTTCGATCAAGATGTGATATGGCAGACTCTGGATGTCGGCCCATCGGAAGCCGAGCCACGGCACGGTGAGCCTCAAGCGGGGACATCGCATGCAGGACCATCGCGCACCGCCCCTTTTTCAGGATGAGCCGCCGCACGCCGGCCCCTCGCATGCCCGGCCATTGCAGGCGGGACCGCCCCAACCTGGGTCTTCTGAAGCTCCGCCAGAAAGGACCGCGAGGCGATCCATGTCGTCGAGATGAAGGTAAGCGCGTTGCGGATCAGGATAGTCTGGGTATGACCGGCCCCCCTAAATACCTTCAACATACCGGTTGTTAGAACCAGCACAGTTCTTCGCACAAACCTCCAAACACCGGACCACCTGAGATCACTCGGGGCACGAATCGCGGCATCAATCCGGCCTCACTCTTCGTCAGCTTCTTGCAAGCTGCCCCTGCTAGCACGAAAGGAATAGGTCATCTCGCGGCACCGCCGCTATCTGAGTTTTATGACATGGACACAGGCGCAGCCGATATCGCAGCAACGGCGCCAGACGCTGGCACAAACACCGATAACGCCGCGAACGGCGGCGACAACTCGCACGCAGCATTGTTGCAGCGGGCCTTCGAAAAAGCTCTGGTTGCCGTCGCTACCCAGGTCATAAGCGATACCCAGTCAGACATGGATGACGCTATGAGCGAGCTAGATGATGGCTGAAGGCCGGATTATCAGACGCGCACAGGGAGGACCTGACGGACGGCAAGCCGAACCGAAAACGATCGGGTGAAGCAGGCGGACTTGGCAACAGCAGCCGCTAGACCGTCTTAGGTGATCCTCCAGGCAGGCGGTGCGGCCGTTCTGCAGGACCTCGCAACTTTCGGAAGACGCCGCAGCGACTTGCTCATGCCGCCGTGTCACATATTCTTCGATGAGGGTTCATCAGGAGCGCTCTTTAGCCAGGGCACCAGACGTTCTAAGCGAGCCCGAGCGCTCCCCGCCGATGAACTTCGTCATCTATTATCCTCGATTGGTTCTGCAGCCGCCCGCGAGATCGTGCGCTAGAGAGATCCTCCGAGATTTTCCGGAACATAGGCAGACTTGGCGCTCGCTGCGCCCATATCTGCAGAACTCCGGGGACCGCTACCCCTCAGCATCGAGGCATGTTGCTGCTGCCTGATCCTGAGTTATGGCGTATTTGTCGCTACGAATTGGCGCCAAAGCTCAGACTGCCCCTATCACGCTAAGAGCTAAGATCCTCATCGAGGCCGCCGCACCTAGTACCCGGAATCAGAGCTGAGTGATACGGCGGCCTTTGAAACGGCGTTGACGGACCTTTTTCTTGGTCCAGACGAAGGGCTCGGCTCTGTCGTTGTATGCGTTGACGTAGGCATCGATGTGTTCCTGAAGCTGCTTGAGGCTCGTGAAGGAGGTGCCGCTGAGCGACTGCCCCTGCAAGATGGAAAACCATACTTCGACCTGATTGAGCCATGACGCACTTGTCGGCGTGAAATGAAATTGCACGTTGGGGTGGGCCTTGAGCCAGTCCTCGTTCTTTTTATGGGTGTTGAGGTTGTCGAGGATGACGTGAAGCTTGCGGTTCGGAAAAGCCGCGGTGACGCTGTTCATGAAATCGAGAAACTCGACGCGGCGCCGGCGTTTTGAATGGGTCGCGATGATCTTTCCGGTGGCGACTTCGAGCGCCGCAAACAATGTTGTGGTGCCATGCCGCTTGTAATCGTGGCTTTGGCCGGTCAAGGCGCGGCCATTGGGCAACTTCAGATAACCCTGCGCTCGCTCCAAAGCCTGGATCGAGGGCTTCTCGTCCACGCACAGCACAATGGCCTTCGCCGGCGGCGCGACATAGAGGCCGACAACATCGGCGGCTTTGGCCGTAAAGTTCGGGTCGTTGCTCTCGCACCAGGACTTGCGAGCCACCAGGTCAATCTTGTGGCTGCGCAGGAACCGCCAGACATATTGGACATCGACATCGCCCAGCGCCTCGGCCAGAAGGGGGCCGGTCCAGCGCGCAAACCCTTGCGGTGGCGGCTTATCCAGCAGCTTCAGAATCCGCTTGTCGGTCGTCTTCGTATAGATCGGCTGCTTGCCAGGCCGCGGCTTGTCTTGCAGCCCTTCAAGGCCATGGTCGGCATAGCGATGCCGCCAAAGGCTGACAATCCGCGGCTGGACCCCAACTTCCTTGGCGATCGACCGGGTGCTGCGCCCATCCGCCGCCAACAGAACTATCCGCGCCCGCTTCAAATCGCGCTGCAACGTCACCGGTGAGCGACAGCACGCCTCAAGCACCTTGCGATCTTTCCTCGAAAGGTGGACTTCTCTTGCTTCGGGTATCATCCCGACCTTGAATCACGACTCACGTTCCAAGAAAAGTGGGTACTAGTATCTTCATCTCCTCACTGAACACGAAAAGCGGGCGCTAGCGCCCACTTCAGTGACTTACCCCATAAGCTGGAACCGCTTCGCAGTACCAGCCAGACCTCAGGCCAACTCAAGCATCGGACGTTGTGCCTGGATTCTCATTGCTGTCGATGATTTCCTGGTTCACCTGGCGTCCAGACCGGTCAACCCACCCCGAGCCTGGTTGTTCATAAATCGTCTGGGCTCCGTCCGAAGTCAATTGATCAAGCGTACGGCCCGCATTCGACTGCGTCACCTTGAGATTGTTCTTACCGTCAAAGCGGTCTCCAAGCCCTTCGACGACCATGGCATTGTCGCCGTTAGTAATGGTCAGCTTCGAGGCCATCGTTTTGCCCTTGCCGATATCAACGGTGTCGACAGTAATCTTCGTGCCGTCGTCGAGCTGGAAAGTCATGTTCTTCTTGAAGTCAAAGTCGACCTTGCCGTCACCGTCGGCATCGACGTGGGGATCGCCTTTAATCGAGGTGATCTTGCCTGTTTGACTGTTACGAATGAGCACTGTTCCGTCATTTTCGTCGACCAAGATCGAATACTTATCACCAAGCTTGATCTCAGCCTTGCCGTCCCTGACCTCATGTGACCACACTGGCGCCGGCTGAGAAGACTGCGTGGGCACCTGGGCAGCCGCAACAGGCACCATCGCAAGAGGCGGCGGCGGAGGAGGAACGAAGAAGACGGGCGCCGTAGAGGTGGGCGCTCCGCTTGCATACTGGTAGTTGCCCGGCCCACGCCCTTGCTCGCCGTCGTCGATACTCGCCTGATTCACGGCGCGTCCGGCGCCATCGACCCATCCCTGTCCACTCTCATGGATCGTTTGGGCACCATCAGACGTCAACTCGTCAAGGGTCATCCCAGCGTTGGACTGCGTCACCCTCAGATTGTTTTTGCCATCCTTGTCGTCGCCGAGCCCCTCGACAACGATCGCGTTGTGGCCGTTCGTAATCGTAAGCTTTGAAGAGATGGCCTGGCCATTGCCGTAGTCGACATTATTCACAGTAATCTTCGTGCCGTCGTCGAGCTGAAACGTCATATCCTTCTTGAAATCGAAGTCATCCTTGCCGTCTCCGTCGGCATCAACGTGCGGGTCGCCATGAATGACCGTGACATGGCCGGTCTGGTTGTTGCGGACTGTCCACGTGCCATCCTTCTCATTGGCCGTAATCGTATACTTGTCCCCAAGGTTGATCGTGGCCTTGCCATCCTTGACCTCATGCGTCCACACCGGATCCACAGCAGGCTCGGCATTCTGATTCAGCTGGCTCATCAGCATGGTGGAAGGAGGAGGCGCCATCATGTACGCCTGCGTCGTAACGACGGCTGGCGCCACGACGACCGGAACGACACTCCCAACGGCCGTACCGACGAGGGCTGGTGAGGCTACCGGCAAG includes:
- a CDS encoding DUF1521 domain-containing protein; translated protein: MQYLPVAGLPVVGAPDSMNGVAPEGAVVTPTFNAMLGQYAPASYQYLPVASPALVGTAVGSVVPVVVAPAVVTTQAYMMAPPPSTMLMSQLNQNAEPAVDPVWTHEVKDGKATINLGDKYTITANEKDGTWTVRNNQTGHVTVIHGDPHVDADGDGKDDFDFKKDMTFQLDDGTKITVNNVDYGNGQAISSKLTITNGHNAIVVEGLGDDKDGKNNLRVTQSNAGMTLDELTSDGAQTIHESGQGWVDGAGRAVNQASIDDGEQGRGPGNYQYASGAPTSTAPVFFVPPPPPPLAMVPVAAAQVPTQSSQPAPVWSHEVRDGKAEIKLGDKYSILVDENDGTVLIRNSQTGKITSIKGDPHVDADGDGKVDFDFKKNMTFQLDDGTKITVDTVDIGKGKTMASKLTITNGDNAMVVEGLGDRFDGKNNLKVTQSNAGRTLDQLTSDGAQTIYEQPGSGWVDRSGRQVNQEIIDSNENPGTTSDA
- the sctJ gene encoding type III secretion system inner membrane ring lipoprotein SctJ; its protein translation is MTGDMKRGSSGGRQSWRRLRVFLAMPLLLSLIGCKTDLYTKIQEREANEMLALLLGKGVDAVRVVAKDGTSTIQVEEKQLAYSIDLLNVEGLPRQSFKNLGEVFKGSGLVASPIEERARYVYALSEELSRTISDIDGVLSARVHVVLPKNDLLRQGATPSSASVFIRHGSSARLSALLPQIKMLVANSIEGLSYDKVAVVFVPVERAPVEQSAGPGVPVAQSARAGSSPLLALAVGSAGAVFGIVACVLLGPRMRQFGKSSRKLSVFGRGSRLSADQAAGKMIADAS
- the sctL gene encoding type III secretion system stator protein SctL, giving the protein MTADALAPPAAPKIRALGPLIPAAQLEIWHDAIQALAAAERHLQRVRGWARLAYERERAQGRAEGAKAGAEEMARLIAQATCELAQRKAVLERELPQLVFEIVRDLLGAFDSGKMLVQCVRHAIEQRYKNTEVCLHVSPLKADLLASEFKDYDGLEGRPKLRIEADPALSADQCVLWSEFGNVDLGLAAQLRALRLGFGLTEEAES
- the sctQ gene encoding type III secretion system cytoplasmic ring protein SctQ; amino-acid sequence: MIADPLTRELGACGAEAAPASDRPAERAAFMPSLILSHAVASWLNEITALRAPLQGLLGEKPLSVRVSRTVWQAEPAAAPMLDCVFEVEGETLILSLPGKLAEALVRTVQNGLTLPSEPARSLVLELALEPLLAALERMTQRNLQLVRTEEARSTQPYLEFDVAYGELASKARLLLFSPFDGPVPPAFTVLGELLGRLPRQAARLLSELPVIVAGHIGSLRVAIGVLRQAEQGDALLPDTIPLARGQIVLVADRLWAPAEIGGDRLVLRGPFRLRSHPLKSEDVMPQNQMQQQPPSEADIDSIEITLVFECGRWPMPLGTLRTINEGHVFELGRHLDGPVDIVANGQRIGRGDIVRIGEELAVRLRGRLALND
- a CDS encoding nodulation protein — encoded protein: MPPSMSTTATKTNRSFTLAADRLRELAASADPGRFAGLLDPLLSPSTLARLQQSARLQPRLAELLLGSKGEVSCGDWSEDALLGHDPRRAALLAGGIWHARSILKLFSRHDLPVLVELIGAEAHAFAVRHLSCAVATAPIADPEQLSRQIEYDGHACLGAWLEETSSLARIRVLLRLPAGTAAESSTAEHRSAAGPLLSLVMAHLRTEDAGA
- a CDS encoding IS630-like element ISRj1 family transposase — translated: MIPEAREVHLSRKDRKVLEACCRSPVTLQRDLKRARIVLLAADGRSTRSIAKEVGVQPRIVSLWRHRYADHGLEGLQDKPRPGKQPIYTKTTDKRILKLLDKPPPQGFARWTGPLLAEALGDVDVQYVWRFLRSHKIDLVARKSWCESNDPNFTAKAADVVGLYVAPPAKAIVLCVDEKPSIQALERAQGYLKLPNGRALTGQSHDYKRHGTTTLFAALEVATGKIIATHSKRRRRVEFLDFMNSVTAAFPNRKLHVILDNLNTHKKNEDWLKAHPNVQFHFTPTSASWLNQVEVWFSILQGQSLSGTSFTSLKQLQEHIDAYVNAYNDRAEPFVWTKKKVRQRRFKGRRITQL
- the sctN gene encoding type III secretion system ATPase SctN, with the protein product MTVQRPTHHAAAAEGTVKAALSSLRSSAKHIDTRAVRGRITRAVGTLLHAVLPEARVGELCLLQDPRSGWSLEAEVIGLLPDGVLLTPIGDMVGLSNRAEVVTTGRMQEVAAGPDLLGRVIDSFGRPLDGKGPIKAGEARPLRGRAPNPMKRRAIEQPFPLGVRVLDGLLTCGEGQRIGIYGDAGCGKSTLMSQIVRGAAADVTIVALIGERGREVREFIERHLGEALHRSVVVVETSDRSAMERAQCAHMATALAEYFRDQGLRVVLMMDSLTRFSRAMREIGLAAGEPPTRRGFPPSVFALLPGLLERAGMGEHGSITAFYTVLVEGDGTGDPIAEESRGILDGHIILSRALASREHFPAIDVLSSRSRVMDAIVSVPHRKAASFFRDLLSRYAEAEFLIKVGEYKQGSDPLTDRAIASIEQLRAFLRQGQGEACSFEETIAWISRLTA
- a CDS encoding nodulation protein NolB, which gives rise to MTHSMLLGATPIPPSSAGCLSGACSPAAAGEQARFEQSLAQVAPNQGSPFPTANPPAATPPILEVQRTNVLASPPGDRILQTLSGIYQGRAVSPAIAPAVVNGVQPGPAAQPLLPADNAGANAAVKPVGADFESMMTNLRDVYKDVVQVSLVSKGTSAVSSSLNKLLSAG
- a CDS encoding secretin N-terminal domain-containing protein; amino-acid sequence: MLARSTVVHILKRIFCAGVLICVGILRTSAASLSLPPAPYSYTVLDQDLAAALQEFGNNLNIRVNVSADVRGRIRGRMPDLPPREFLDRLTALYNLQWYYDGLVLYISAAQEAQSRLIVLNPISFDALKAALDALNISDERYIVKPAPGEGLILASGPPRFVALVDQTLKGLVAEAQARRSPAAERSQHESVLMLFRGSSSTVFRDGRPEASPETPLHGGAVREAGPGQK